In the Bacillus shivajii genome, one interval contains:
- a CDS encoding RNA polymerase sigma factor: MNDHELIREILTGDQQAIQQLHERYVDRIFHYIYIQTNSYHDTEELLQDVFFKAARQLSRFEGKSSFKTWIFKIARNVVIDYYRKQNKERLSISMDQDVIENMGGKDESAENTVLRHIQVDEVLKTIDKLPVHYQTVLHLRFIEDFSIKETAEIMGKTTLSVKSMQRRARQALSEQVKLEVSS; the protein is encoded by the coding sequence ATGAACGATCACGAACTTATACGTGAGATACTTACAGGTGATCAACAAGCGATCCAGCAATTACATGAGCGCTATGTGGATCGAATTTTTCATTACATATACATACAGACGAATAGTTATCACGATACAGAAGAGTTGCTGCAAGATGTATTCTTTAAAGCTGCAAGACAACTTAGTCGATTTGAAGGGAAGTCATCCTTTAAAACGTGGATTTTTAAAATTGCTCGAAATGTCGTTATCGATTATTACCGGAAGCAGAATAAGGAGCGCCTCTCAATTTCAATGGACCAAGATGTAATTGAAAACATGGGAGGAAAGGATGAATCAGCAGAGAACACGGTCCTTCGTCATATACAAGTTGATGAAGTCCTTAAAACGATAGATAAACTTCCAGTCCATTATCAAACGGTACTCCATTTGAGGTTTATCGAGGACTTTTCAATTAAAGAAACAGCAGAAATCATGGGTAAAACTACTCTTTCTGTAAAATCAATGCAGCGAAGAGCAAGACAAGCTTTGTCAGAACAAGTTAAGCTGGAGGTGAGTAGCTAA